In Thermanaeromonas sp. C210, the following proteins share a genomic window:
- a CDS encoding Mu transposase domain-containing protein has protein sequence MIYDNLKTAVKKVLKGIKREEQEAFIALRCHYVFAADFCNVRQAHEKGQVENGVGFVRRNFLVPVPQVASLEEFNALLLDKSLAYAGEHKVAGTQKTVAEVWEEEKKALLALPTKPFACCREIEGKSDRYSRVFFETNRYSVPVAYAGSFLTLRAYVDRIEVWQGGQCLASHKRSYGRGEEILDPVHYLPELAKKPRAWQNARPLKTGKLPPVYHTGWCIWP, from the coding sequence GTGATCTATGACAACCTGAAGACGGCGGTTAAAAAGGTGCTTAAGGGTATTAAGCGCGAGGAACAGGAAGCTTTTATTGCGTTACGCTGCCATTACGTCTTTGCCGCCGACTTCTGCAATGTAAGGCAGGCCCACGAGAAGGGCCAGGTGGAAAACGGCGTAGGCTTTGTCAGGCGCAACTTCCTGGTGCCCGTGCCGCAGGTGGCTTCCCTGGAGGAATTCAACGCCCTGCTTTTGGACAAGTCCCTGGCCTATGCCGGGGAGCATAAAGTTGCGGGTACCCAGAAGACCGTGGCCGAGGTCTGGGAGGAGGAAAAGAAAGCCCTCTTGGCCCTGCCGACCAAACCCTTTGCCTGCTGCCGCGAGATCGAGGGAAAAAGCGACCGCTATTCCCGGGTCTTTTTTGAGACCAACCGCTACTCGGTACCCGTGGCCTACGCCGGCTCCTTCTTAACCCTGCGGGCCTATGTGGACCGCATTGAAGTCTGGCAGGGCGGGCAATGCCTGGCTAGCCACAAGAGGAGCTACGGCCGCGGCGAAGAAATCCTCGACCCCGTGCACTACCTGCCGGAACTGGCCAAAAAGCCGCGGGCCTGGCAGAACGCCCGGCCGCTAAAAACGGGCAAACTCCCGCCCGTCTACCACACGGGATGGTGCATCTGGCCTTAG